Proteins encoded within one genomic window of Gadus macrocephalus chromosome 16, ASM3116895v1:
- the LOC132474883 gene encoding uncharacterized protein LOC132474883, which yields MQTDSTLGIGTGPIRSYSAYQEQRSIRSYSAYQEQRSIRSYSAYQEQRPIRSYSAYQELNTKEQRPIRSYSAYQEQRSIRSYSAYQEQRSIRSYSAYQAQRSIRSYSAYQEQRSIRSYSAYQEQRSIRSYSAYQEQRSIRSYSAYQEQRSIRSYSAYQEQRSIRSYSAYQEQRPIRSYSAYQELNTKEQRPIRSYSAYQEQRSIRSYSAYQEQRPIRSYSAYQEQRPIRSYSAYQEQRSIRSYSAYQAQRSIRSYSAYQAQRSIRSYSAYQAQRSIRSYSAYQEQRSIRSYSAYQEQRSIRSYSAYQEQRSIRSYSAYQAQRSIRSYSSIWWFSGTRSAGTRSGSPQAGSAQPVRGLVGWDSNTTVSGTVCTAPPLRSL from the coding sequence ATGCAGACAGATTCAACTCTGGGTATTGGTACTGGTCCCATACGGTCATACTCAGCCTATCAGGAGCAGCGCTCCATACGGTCATACTCAGCCTATCAGGAGCAGCGCTCCATACGCTCATACTCAGCCTATCAGGAGCAGCGCCCCATACGCTCATACTCAGCCTATCAGGAGCTGAACACCAAGGAGCAGCGCCCCATACGCTCATACTCAGCCTATCAGGAGCAGCGCTCCATACGCTCATACTCAGCCTATCAGGAGCAGCGCTCCATACGCTCATACTCAGCCTATCAGGCGCAGCGCTCCATACGGTCATACTCAGCCTATCAGGAGCAGCGCTCCATACGGTCATACTCAGCCTATCAGGAGCAGCGCTCCATACGGTCATACTCAGCCTATCAGGAGCAGCGCTCCATACGGTCATACTCAGCCTATCAGGAGCAGCGCTCCATACGCTCATACTCAGCCTATCAGGAGCAGCGCTCCATACGCTCATACTCAGCCTATCAGGAGCAGCGCCCCATACGCTCATACTCAGCCTATCAGGAGCTGAACACCAAGGAGCAGCGCCCCATACGCTCATACTCAGCCTATCAGGAGCAGCGCTCCATACGCTCATACTCAGCCTATCAGGAGCAGCGCCCCATACGGTCATACTCAGCCTATCAGGAGCAGCGCCCCATACGCTCATACTCAGCCTATCAGGAGCAGCGCTCCATACGCTCATACTCAGCCTATCAGGCGCAGCGCTCCATACGGTCATACTCAGCCTATCAGGCGCAGCGCTCCATACGGTCATACTCAGCCTATCAGGCGCAGCGCTCCATACGGTCATACTCAGCCTATCAGGAGCAGCGCTCCATACGGTCATACTCAGCCTATCAGGAGCAGCGCTCCATACGGTCATACTCAGCCTATCAGGAGCAGCGCTCCATACGGTCATACTCAGCCTATCAGGCGCAGCGCTCCATACGGTCATACTCTAGtatttggtggttcagtggaaCCCGTTCTGCAGGGACAAGGTCTGGTTCCCCACAGGCTGGTTCTGCCCAGCCTGTAAGAGGGCTGGTAGGATGGGACAGTAACACCACTGTCTCAGGGACTGTTTGTACTGCCCCACCCTTACGGTCCCTGTAG